Proteins co-encoded in one Haloarcula pelagica genomic window:
- a CDS encoding MATE family efflux transporter, which produces MVRDALRRSVRAVPAALARVGLVDREKATEATDLAAPVMVTGGLRILLRLADFLMVGIALGDAAIAGLELGFQYYFVGFGLSLAVSSGTISVVSRLQGSDQSGRANLAVKQSLWLALALSAPLTVVSWLYPDVLVGVLIDDAETVRYGATYLSIVMLSMAPRFWSMVASRSLAGSADTKTPMYVRLLTLPTNVALNAVLIFGLGPFPRMDIAGAAWGTAVANTLAATIFFGLLVSGRYAVRLPLRGPQFDLGLLTEIVRVALPLTGMRLLQTFARFPFLFVLGVLSTTLGLPVVAAYAIGRRVMLLALMPAWGYATAASTLVGQHLGSGEEAAATAYGWQTLRVALAVQLAVGAVLVVAARPIVGLFGTAHPELAAQFVRVFGLLVAGFSVSRTMRGSLRGAGDTRWPLYGTILGSYGFRLPVAVLALPTTYALTVPLVGITVSPGLGLGLPAIFVALVGDFYVKAAVNTGRFWTGKWRDVARNAGVGAAGD; this is translated from the coding sequence ATGGTCCGTGACGCGCTCCGTCGGTCCGTCCGGGCGGTCCCCGCTGCTCTGGCCCGTGTCGGCCTCGTCGACCGGGAGAAGGCGACCGAGGCGACCGACCTCGCTGCCCCGGTGATGGTCACCGGCGGGCTGCGTATCCTCCTTCGCCTGGCGGACTTCCTGATGGTCGGGATCGCGCTGGGCGACGCGGCGATCGCCGGGCTGGAACTGGGGTTTCAGTACTACTTCGTCGGCTTCGGGCTCTCCCTTGCGGTCTCCTCGGGGACGATCAGCGTCGTCTCGCGACTCCAGGGCAGCGACCAGTCCGGGCGGGCGAACCTGGCGGTCAAGCAGTCGCTGTGGCTGGCGCTCGCGCTGTCGGCGCCGCTGACGGTCGTCTCCTGGCTCTACCCCGACGTGCTCGTGGGGGTACTCATCGACGACGCCGAGACGGTCCGCTACGGCGCGACGTACCTCTCGATCGTGATGCTGTCGATGGCGCCGCGGTTCTGGAGCATGGTCGCCTCCCGGTCGCTGGCCGGCAGCGCCGACACGAAGACGCCGATGTACGTCCGCCTGCTGACGCTACCGACCAACGTCGCGCTCAACGCCGTCCTCATCTTCGGACTGGGGCCGTTCCCCCGCATGGACATCGCCGGGGCCGCCTGGGGGACCGCCGTCGCGAACACGCTGGCGGCGACGATCTTTTTCGGCCTGCTCGTCTCGGGCCGGTACGCCGTCCGGCTCCCGCTTCGTGGCCCGCAGTTCGACCTCGGGCTGTTGACCGAGATCGTCCGTGTCGCGCTGCCCCTGACCGGGATGCGCCTGCTCCAGACGTTCGCGCGGTTCCCGTTCCTGTTCGTCCTGGGCGTGCTCTCGACGACGCTCGGCTTGCCGGTCGTCGCGGCCTACGCCATCGGCCGGCGCGTGATGTTGCTGGCGCTGATGCCGGCCTGGGGGTACGCGACGGCCGCCTCGACGCTGGTGGGCCAGCACCTCGGGTCGGGCGAGGAGGCCGCGGCGACCGCCTACGGCTGGCAGACGCTGCGGGTGGCGCTCGCGGTCCAGTTGGCCGTCGGCGCGGTACTGGTGGTGGCCGCCCGCCCGATCGTCGGCCTGTTCGGGACCGCCCATCCCGAACTGGCCGCGCAGTTCGTCCGCGTGTTCGGCCTGCTCGTGGCCGGCTTCTCGGTCTCGCGGACCATGCGGGGGAGCCTGCGGGGCGCCGGCGACACGCGCTGGCCGCTCTACGGGACGATCCTCGGTTCCTACGGCTTCCGGCTCCCGGTCGCCGTGCTGGCGCTGCCGACGACCTACGCGCTGACGGTGCCGCTGGTCGGGATCACCGTCTCGCCCGGCCTGGGCCTGGGGCTGCCGGCCATCTTCGTCGCGCTCGTCGGCGACTTCTACGTGAAGGCGGCGGTCAACACCGGCCGCTTCTGGACCGGGAAGTGGCGCGACGTGGCCCGGAACGCCGGTGTGGGTGCGGCGGGCGATTGA
- a CDS encoding RidA family protein encodes MERQRVSTGTDWESTVGYSRAVRTGDTVRVSGTIATDDEGEVVAPGNPSEQTRHALSIVADALAEVDASVADVVRTRMYVTDIDDMDAVGRAHGEVFGEVRPAATMVEVSGLAAEEAVVEVEAEAVVG; translated from the coding sequence ATGGAGCGACAGCGCGTCTCGACGGGCACCGACTGGGAATCGACCGTGGGCTACTCGCGGGCGGTCCGGACGGGCGACACCGTCCGGGTGTCGGGGACCATCGCCACCGACGACGAGGGCGAGGTCGTCGCGCCGGGGAACCCCTCCGAACAGACCCGCCACGCGCTCTCGATCGTGGCCGACGCGCTCGCGGAGGTGGACGCGAGTGTCGCCGATGTCGTCCGGACTCGCATGTACGTCACTGACATCGACGACATGGACGCCGTCGGGCGCGCCCACGGCGAGGTGTTCGGGGAGGTGCGGCCGGCGGCGACGATGGTCGAAGTGTCGGGACTGGCTGCCGAGGAGGCGGTCGTCGAAGTCGAGGCCGAAGCGGTCGTCGGGTAG
- a CDS encoding DUF7089 family protein, with the protein MFTERELSAELSRLRDDLAPGTLVLDCQEDFESLDPAVAEELLLVTDSVDPLSFPAEWLPPDAPELLVRYAGDELTIGMPGDGGVAWTRQTDPPCVFVKPRLAGSPDDFVDFLIAEALAEVSLDEPEQFLGFFGEAYPGFADATAGMGPADTYQLAAALYDAYLGLQTRTIFADWAEDYPGLHAAWADAGERLEPRIADLPTEVARGQTSFPAAAELACSAVKHGLELPAPFDALATEAYRDHGPEYAVQWARKVVGGE; encoded by the coding sequence ATGTTCACCGAGCGCGAGCTGTCGGCCGAGCTATCGCGGCTGCGGGACGACCTCGCACCGGGGACGCTCGTACTCGACTGCCAGGAGGACTTCGAGTCGCTGGACCCCGCGGTCGCCGAGGAGCTCCTGCTCGTGACCGACAGCGTCGATCCGCTCTCGTTCCCGGCCGAGTGGCTCCCGCCGGACGCGCCCGAACTGCTGGTGCGCTACGCCGGCGACGAACTGACGATCGGGATGCCCGGGGACGGCGGCGTCGCCTGGACCCGCCAGACTGACCCGCCCTGCGTGTTCGTCAAGCCGCGCCTGGCCGGATCGCCCGACGACTTCGTCGACTTCCTGATCGCCGAGGCGCTCGCCGAGGTGTCTCTCGACGAGCCCGAGCAGTTCCTGGGCTTCTTCGGCGAGGCGTATCCCGGGTTCGCCGACGCCACAGCGGGGATGGGGCCGGCCGACACCTATCAACTGGCCGCGGCGCTGTACGACGCCTACCTCGGGCTCCAGACCCGGACGATATTCGCTGACTGGGCCGAGGACTACCCCGGGCTCCACGCCGCCTGGGCCGACGCGGGCGAACGGCTCGAACCACGCATCGCGGACCTGCCGACGGAGGTCGCCCGTGGCCAGACGAGCTTTCCCGCGGCCGCGGAACTGGCCTGTAGCGCCGTCAAACACGGGCTGGAACTGCCGGCGCCGTTCGACGCGCTGGCGACCGAGGCCTACCGGGACCACGGCCCGGAGTACGCCGTCCAGTGGGCCCGAAAAGTCGTCGGCGGGGAGTGA
- a CDS encoding ORC1-type DNA replication protein, which yields MDDDPDEGMLGWDESVFRDEHVFEIDWLPETFKHRESQMETLKYSLRPAVRGSRPLNVIARGPPGTGKTTAVQILFDELTAQTDVQAVRVNCQVDSTRYAVFSRLFAEIFEYEPPSSGISFKKLFSQITDRLVENDQVLVVALDDVNYLFYESEASDTLYSLLRAHEAHSGARIGVICISSDLELDVIDALDTRVQSVFRPEEVYFNKYGQSEIVDILDERVDRGFHDDAVGPGVLDRVAALTEEQGGDLRVGIDLLRRAGLNAEMRASRVVERQDVEDAYDKSKYVHLSRRLQGLSESEAALVEVIAEGASGTAGDVYEAFHEQTGLGYTRYSEIINKLDQLGLIDAEYTNVDGRGRSRDLTLNYEADAVLERL from the coding sequence ATGGACGACGACCCCGACGAGGGGATGCTCGGCTGGGACGAATCCGTGTTCCGCGACGAGCACGTCTTCGAGATCGACTGGCTCCCCGAGACGTTCAAACACCGCGAGAGCCAGATGGAGACGCTGAAGTACTCGCTTCGCCCGGCGGTGCGTGGCTCCCGGCCCCTGAACGTCATCGCACGCGGCCCGCCCGGGACCGGCAAGACCACGGCGGTCCAGATCCTCTTCGACGAACTCACCGCACAGACCGACGTACAGGCCGTGCGGGTCAACTGCCAGGTCGATTCGACCCGGTACGCCGTCTTCTCCCGGCTGTTCGCCGAGATCTTCGAGTACGAACCCCCCTCGTCGGGAATCTCGTTCAAGAAGCTGTTCTCCCAGATCACCGACCGCCTCGTGGAGAACGACCAGGTGCTCGTGGTCGCGCTGGACGACGTGAACTACCTCTTCTACGAGAGCGAGGCAAGCGACACGCTGTACTCGCTGTTGCGCGCCCACGAGGCTCACTCGGGCGCCCGGATCGGCGTCATCTGCATCTCCTCGGACCTGGAACTGGATGTCATCGACGCGCTGGACACCCGCGTCCAGTCGGTGTTTCGCCCCGAAGAGGTGTACTTCAACAAGTACGGACAGAGCGAGATCGTCGACATCCTCGACGAACGGGTCGATCGTGGTTTCCACGACGACGCCGTCGGCCCCGGCGTGTTAGACCGGGTCGCCGCACTCACCGAGGAGCAGGGCGGGGACCTCCGGGTCGGCATCGACCTGTTGCGCCGGGCCGGCCTCAACGCGGAGATGCGCGCCTCACGCGTCGTCGAGCGCCAGGATGTCGAGGACGCCTACGACAAATCGAAGTACGTCCACCTCTCGCGGCGGCTCCAGGGCCTCTCGGAGTCGGAGGCCGCGCTGGTCGAAGTGATCGCCGAGGGGGCAAGCGGCACCGCGGGCGACGTGTACGAGGCGTTCCACGAGCAGACCGGCCTGGGTTACACCCGCTACTCCGAGATCATCAACAAGCTCGATCAACTGGGACTGATCGACGCCGAGTACACGAACGTCGACGGCCGGGGGCGCTCCCGTGACCTGACGCTGAACTACGAGGCCGACGCGGTACTGGAACGGCTCTGA
- the prs gene encoding ribose-phosphate diphosphokinase, with protein MIVPGEATQSFAAALADATGDDLARVEYEQFADGEHVVRLPEAVAGERAVVVASTVDSDALVQVLQLQDAAREVGASEVVTVLPYMGYARQDEAFRAGEPVSSRAMARAVSSGTDRVLTVNPHEPSVCDFFDVPATGVDAAGVLAEPLPADLTDPLFLSPDEGAIDLAVTARDAYGAGETDYFEKDRDYDSGEVTITPSDAAVEGRDVVLVDDIIATGSTMSESVAVLEERAASRVFVTCVHPMLAGNALTKLTTAGVEAVYGTDTLERAESEVSAAPVVAAEL; from the coding sequence ATGATTGTCCCGGGGGAAGCCACACAGTCGTTCGCGGCGGCGCTCGCCGACGCCACGGGCGACGACCTGGCCCGCGTCGAGTACGAACAGTTCGCCGACGGGGAACACGTCGTTCGCCTCCCCGAAGCCGTCGCCGGCGAGCGAGCCGTCGTCGTCGCCTCGACCGTCGACAGCGACGCCCTCGTCCAGGTCCTCCAGCTCCAGGACGCCGCCCGCGAGGTCGGCGCCAGCGAGGTCGTGACCGTCCTCCCGTACATGGGCTACGCCCGCCAGGACGAGGCGTTCAGGGCCGGCGAACCGGTCTCCTCGCGGGCGATGGCGCGGGCCGTCTCGTCGGGGACGGACCGCGTCCTGACGGTCAACCCCCACGAGCCAAGCGTCTGTGACTTCTTCGACGTGCCGGCGACGGGCGTCGACGCCGCCGGCGTGCTCGCCGAGCCGCTTCCCGCCGATCTCACCGATCCCCTCTTCCTCTCGCCCGACGAGGGCGCGATCGACCTGGCGGTGACCGCGCGGGACGCCTACGGCGCCGGCGAGACCGACTACTTCGAGAAGGACCGCGACTACGACAGCGGCGAGGTCACGATCACGCCGAGCGACGCCGCCGTCGAGGGCCGGGACGTGGTGCTGGTCGACGACATCATCGCCACCGGGTCGACGATGAGCGAGTCCGTCGCCGTCCTCGAGGAGCGGGCTGCGAGCCGCGTGTTCGTCACCTGTGTCCACCCGATGCTCGCGGGCAACGCGCTGACGAAACTGACGACGGCCGGCGTCGAGGCCGTCTACGGCACCGACACGCTCGAACGGGCCGAAAGCGAGGTCAGTGCGGCGCCGGTCGTCGCCGCGGAACTCTGA
- a CDS encoding HVO_0234 family beta-propeller protein translates to MSDDDIALSEKRMYGEKRPETHAYVASGLGVTRVETAGGQIGRFSLVERCRARDVAGADGEIAVATDESVLISTDDGFAPTGFGPATAVGYDSDGLLAAGEGRVARYVDGTWEQLGELADVRAIDGGLLAAADGVYALPALERLGLADVFDVAPGYAATADGLYGREGAEWTAIRSGSHRAVASDGHRTHAAAADGLFELVAGRWERCRLPVEERVVDVTYGDDTYAITEDGTFLVDTEDAATADGQGGWRQRSLGVPEVVGVAVA, encoded by the coding sequence GTGTCCGACGACGACATCGCCCTCTCCGAGAAGCGGATGTACGGCGAGAAACGACCGGAGACCCACGCCTACGTCGCGTCCGGCCTGGGCGTGACACGGGTCGAGACCGCCGGCGGCCAGATCGGCCGGTTCAGCCTCGTCGAGCGCTGTCGCGCCCGTGACGTGGCCGGCGCCGACGGCGAGATCGCGGTCGCGACCGACGAGTCCGTGCTGATCTCGACCGACGACGGCTTCGCCCCGACCGGGTTCGGCCCGGCGACCGCGGTGGGCTACGACAGCGACGGCCTGCTGGCGGCCGGGGAGGGCCGCGTCGCGCGGTACGTCGACGGCACCTGGGAGCAACTGGGCGAACTGGCCGACGTGCGAGCCATCGACGGCGGCCTGCTCGCGGCCGCGGACGGGGTCTACGCCCTGCCGGCTCTGGAACGGCTGGGACTCGCGGACGTGTTCGACGTGGCACCGGGCTACGCGGCGACCGCCGACGGTCTCTACGGCCGCGAGGGCGCGGAGTGGACCGCGATCCGTTCGGGCAGCCACCGAGCGGTCGCCAGCGACGGCCACCGCACCCACGCGGCGGCCGCGGACGGCCTGTTCGAACTGGTCGCGGGCCGCTGGGAACGCTGTCGGCTCCCGGTCGAGGAGCGGGTCGTGGACGTGACTTACGGCGACGACACGTACGCGATCACCGAGGACGGGACCTTCCTCGTCGACACCGAGGACGCGGCGACCGCCGACGGCCAGGGCGGGTGGCGCCAGCGCTCGCTGGGCGTCCCCGAGGTGGTCGGCGTCGCCGTGGCGTGA
- the hemL gene encoding glutamate-1-semialdehyde 2,1-aminomutase yields MNHEQSRALYDRALSVMPGGVNSSVRAVRPYPFFIEKGDGGHVVDADGNRYIDFVMGYGPLLLGHDLPEQVQAAVQQAAAEGPMYGAPTEVEVELAEFVTRHVPSVEMVRFVNSGTEATVSAVRLARGYTGRDKIVVMQGGYHGAQESTLVEGEGDHTHPSSPGIPESFAEHTLTVPFNDPEAAHEVFDEHGEDIAAVLTEPILGNYGIVQPVDGYHETLRELCDDHGSLLIFDEVITGFRVGGLQCAQGKFGIDPDITTFGKIVGGGFPVGAIGGKSEIVEQFTPAGDVFQSGTFSGHPVTMAAGLETLRYAAENDVYGHVDGLGERLRSGLQDILEDQAPEYTVVGTDSMFKVVFTREAPDSFEGHCEAGCQQREDCPRFEQCPKNGHDIKQAETERWERLFWPAMRDQGVFLTANQFESQFICDAHTDQDIEDALEAYKEAI; encoded by the coding sequence ATGAACCACGAGCAGTCGCGAGCGCTGTACGACCGTGCGCTGTCGGTCATGCCGGGCGGCGTCAACTCCTCCGTGCGGGCGGTGCGCCCGTACCCCTTTTTCATCGAGAAGGGCGACGGCGGCCACGTCGTCGACGCCGACGGGAACCGCTACATCGACTTCGTGATGGGCTACGGGCCACTCTTGCTGGGCCACGACCTGCCCGAGCAGGTCCAGGCGGCCGTCCAGCAGGCCGCCGCCGAGGGGCCGATGTACGGCGCCCCCACCGAGGTCGAGGTGGAACTCGCGGAGTTCGTCACCCGCCACGTCCCCAGCGTCGAGATGGTGCGGTTCGTCAACAGCGGGACCGAGGCGACCGTCTCCGCGGTCCGCCTCGCCCGCGGGTACACCGGCCGCGACAAGATCGTCGTCATGCAGGGCGGGTACCACGGCGCCCAGGAGTCCACGCTGGTCGAAGGCGAGGGCGACCACACCCACCCCTCCAGCCCGGGCATCCCCGAGAGCTTCGCCGAGCACACGCTGACGGTGCCGTTCAACGACCCCGAGGCGGCCCACGAGGTCTTCGACGAACACGGCGAGGACATCGCCGCCGTCCTCACGGAACCGATCCTGGGGAACTACGGCATCGTCCAGCCCGTCGACGGCTACCACGAGACGCTCCGGGAACTGTGTGACGACCACGGCTCCTTGCTGATCTTCGACGAGGTCATCACCGGCTTCCGCGTCGGCGGCCTCCAGTGCGCACAAGGGAAGTTCGGCATCGACCCGGATATCACCACCTTCGGGAAGATCGTCGGCGGCGGCTTCCCCGTCGGTGCCATCGGCGGGAAAAGCGAGATCGTCGAGCAGTTCACGCCCGCGGGCGACGTGTTCCAGTCCGGGACCTTCTCGGGGCACCCGGTGACGATGGCGGCGGGCCTGGAGACGCTGCGCTACGCCGCCGAGAACGACGTGTACGGCCACGTCGACGGCCTCGGCGAGCGGCTGCGATCCGGTCTGCAGGACATCCTCGAAGACCAGGCCCCCGAGTACACCGTCGTCGGCACCGATTCGATGTTCAAGGTGGTTTTCACCCGTGAAGCTCCAGATTCCTTCGAGGGACACTGCGAAGCCGGGTGCCAGCAGCGGGAGGACTGTCCCCGCTTCGAGCAGTGCCCGAAGAACGGCCACGACATCAAACAGGCCGAGACCGAACGCTGGGAGCGGCTGTTCTGGCCCGCGATGAGAGATCAGGGGGTGTTCCTCACGGCGAACCAGTTCGAGTCACAGTTCATCTGTGACGCGCACACAGACCAAGACATAGAGGATGCCCTCGAAGCGTACAAAGAGGCGATATGA
- the nasA gene encoding assimilatory nitrate reductase NasA, protein MHRGADVGYGIDVARGDAAHPVNQGLACARGIRESKDPDGDWLTRPLVRSDGQLRQTTWDVALARAIEGLRTAHEADPDSVAVLGSGQQTNEAAYALGKLARGGFGTRNYDANTTLCMASAVTAYYQAFGSDAPPCTYADIDEADRHVVWGANPAVAHPVMFRWLRQAADEDGVEIVVVDPVRSETAENAERHVAPDPGKDLALARAVLARIVETDRVDTGFVESATDGFEDLLTSLPSAAEAAADAGVGMDALDLLADALDRQALVYWGMGVNQHVQGTETARALIDLTLATGNLRPGGGPFSLTGQANSMGTRICSSKGTWPGQRPFEDPDHRRTVAEAWDVPVDRLPDDPGPGPVGMLEAGPDAVWTVATNPVAGMPEADSAREALEDAFVVAQDAFHTETTAVADVVLPAATWGESEGTTTNMERTISRVRPATEVPSGVRSDIDIVATIGNRLFPDLFASTSPDPRAVFEEFTGLTEGTVADCSGITYDRLDAEHAVRWPAPDADSSGGYRYYDDESWEFPTASGRAQFSTGRQRALPEPAGEEYPLTLTTAREADSYNTGVRSRGGAAGDLVARIHPDTVAAHSGRVVDDHIEIASRRGTVTARIDPDEGVPEGMVWLPIHHPATNRLTLSERDPQSKEPHFKQCAVRLAAPEADLPPATAD, encoded by the coding sequence ATGCACCGCGGAGCCGACGTGGGCTACGGCATCGACGTGGCCCGCGGGGACGCGGCACACCCGGTCAATCAGGGGCTGGCCTGTGCACGGGGCATCCGCGAGAGCAAGGACCCCGACGGCGACTGGCTCACCCGCCCGCTGGTCCGCAGCGACGGGCAACTCCGCCAGACGACCTGGGACGTGGCGCTCGCGCGGGCCATCGAGGGGCTCCGGACGGCCCACGAGGCAGATCCCGACTCGGTGGCGGTGCTTGGCAGCGGGCAACAGACGAACGAGGCGGCCTACGCGCTGGGGAAACTCGCTCGCGGGGGGTTCGGCACGCGCAACTACGACGCCAACACCACCCTGTGCATGGCCAGTGCCGTCACCGCCTACTACCAGGCGTTCGGGAGCGACGCGCCACCCTGCACCTACGCCGATATCGACGAGGCCGACCGACACGTCGTCTGGGGAGCCAACCCCGCGGTCGCCCATCCCGTGATGTTCCGGTGGCTCCGCCAGGCGGCCGACGAGGACGGCGTCGAGATCGTCGTCGTCGACCCCGTTCGTTCCGAGACCGCAGAGAACGCCGAGCGCCACGTCGCGCCCGACCCCGGGAAAGACCTCGCGCTGGCCCGGGCGGTTCTGGCACGGATCGTCGAGACAGACCGCGTCGACACCGGTTTCGTCGAGTCGGCGACCGACGGATTCGAGGACCTCCTGACGTCGCTTCCCTCGGCCGCCGAGGCCGCGGCCGACGCGGGCGTCGGGATGGACGCGCTCGACCTGCTCGCGGACGCGCTCGACCGGCAGGCCCTGGTCTACTGGGGGATGGGCGTCAACCAACACGTCCAGGGCACCGAGACGGCCCGGGCGCTGATCGATCTGACGCTGGCGACCGGGAACCTCCGGCCCGGCGGCGGCCCGTTCTCGCTGACGGGGCAGGCGAACTCGATGGGGACCCGGATCTGTTCTTCGAAGGGGACTTGGCCCGGACAGCGCCCCTTCGAGGACCCCGACCACCGCCGGACAGTCGCCGAGGCGTGGGACGTGCCCGTCGACCGGCTGCCCGACGACCCCGGTCCCGGCCCCGTCGGGATGCTCGAAGCCGGTCCCGACGCCGTCTGGACGGTCGCGACCAACCCCGTCGCCGGGATGCCCGAGGCCGACAGCGCCCGCGAGGCCCTGGAGGACGCCTTCGTCGTCGCCCAGGACGCCTTCCACACGGAGACGACCGCCGTCGCCGACGTGGTGTTGCCGGCGGCGACCTGGGGCGAGAGCGAGGGGACGACTACCAACATGGAACGGACGATCTCCCGGGTCCGGCCCGCCACGGAGGTCCCGAGCGGTGTCCGGTCGGATATCGACATCGTCGCTACCATCGGCAACCGGCTGTTCCCGGACCTGTTCGCGTCGACCTCGCCCGATCCCCGAGCGGTGTTCGAGGAGTTCACCGGTCTCACCGAGGGGACCGTCGCCGACTGCTCGGGGATCACCTACGATCGCCTCGACGCGGAACACGCCGTCCGCTGGCCCGCCCCCGACGCCGACAGTTCCGGGGGCTATCGGTACTACGACGACGAGTCCTGGGAGTTCCCGACGGCCTCCGGCCGGGCGCAGTTCTCGACCGGTCGGCAGAGAGCCCTCCCCGAACCGGCCGGCGAGGAGTACCCCCTGACGCTGACGACGGCCCGCGAGGCCGACAGCTACAACACCGGCGTCCGCTCGCGGGGCGGGGCCGCCGGCGACCTCGTCGCCCGTATCCATCCCGACACCGTCGCGGCCCACAGCGGCCGTGTCGTCGACGACCACATCGAGATCGCCTCCCGCCGCGGGACCGTCACGGCCCGAATCGACCCCGACGAGGGCGTTCCGGAAGGGATGGTCTGGCTGCCGATCCACCACCCCGCGACCAACCGGCTGACCCTCTCCGAGCGTGACCCCCAATCGAAGGAGCCCCACTTCAAACAGTGTGCGGTCCGGCTGGCCGCGCCCGAGGCGGATCTGCCGCCGGCGACCGCGGACTGA
- a CDS encoding nitrite/sulfite reductase: MAHKKEDIKGELYGDAVREKLEEFAERGWDSIPEDEREEWFSRFKFWGVFHHRGGQESYFMMRLTNCGGILEPGQLRAIGEVAREYAQGPADNPEFGNGWIDFTTRQSIQLHWLKLEDIPEIWEKLEAVGVSSRSAGGDTMRNISGCPVAGKAEEYVQSRPILDEIQETIRGDDDLSNMPRKFNISVSGCKQGCAQDAINDIGLEPAHKFIGGEEVEGFNVRVGGGLGGREPREARPLDLFVRPEHAVETVRAFVEYYHEAGNRQNRSKNRARFFVDEHGTDAIREELDDRLDFEFESAGTDFRGGYTYNAGKPDERGAHDHVGVYDQVDGTNYVGLSVPVGRLPAAEAIELADLAAEYGSGEVRLTRRQNPLIMDVPDEKVDELLGEPLLSKHSPEPNPFVQGAMACTGTEFCSLALTETKARMARLLRWLGDNTDVPDDVDRIKLHFSGCTADCGQAMTADIGLQGMRARKDGQMVEAMDVGVGGGMGEDPTFIEWVRQRVPADEVPGMIRNIVEAYAALREEGQTFREWVDATGHETIVELAEPEEVEGYTDPCLADGKQSWYPFDDGESPAPTDASGQPLSADD, translated from the coding sequence ATGGCGCATAAGAAAGAGGACATCAAAGGCGAGTTGTACGGCGACGCAGTCAGGGAGAAACTCGAGGAGTTCGCGGAACGGGGCTGGGACTCGATCCCCGAAGACGAGCGCGAGGAGTGGTTCTCGCGGTTCAAGTTCTGGGGGGTGTTCCACCACCGGGGCGGCCAGGAGTCGTACTTCATGATGCGGCTGACCAACTGTGGCGGCATCCTCGAACCCGGGCAACTGCGTGCGATCGGCGAGGTGGCCCGCGAGTACGCCCAGGGGCCGGCTGACAACCCCGAGTTCGGCAACGGCTGGATCGACTTCACGACCCGCCAGTCGATCCAACTGCACTGGCTTAAACTCGAAGATATCCCCGAGATCTGGGAGAAACTCGAGGCGGTCGGTGTCTCCTCGCGCTCGGCGGGCGGGGACACGATGCGCAACATCTCGGGCTGTCCGGTCGCCGGCAAGGCCGAGGAGTACGTCCAGTCCCGCCCCATTCTGGACGAGATCCAGGAGACGATCCGCGGGGACGACGACCTCTCGAACATGCCCCGGAAGTTCAACATCTCGGTGTCGGGGTGCAAACAGGGGTGTGCCCAGGACGCGATCAACGACATCGGGCTGGAACCGGCCCACAAGTTCATCGGCGGCGAGGAAGTCGAGGGGTTCAACGTCCGCGTCGGCGGCGGCCTGGGCGGGCGCGAACCCCGTGAAGCCCGCCCGCTGGACCTGTTTGTCCGGCCCGAACACGCTGTCGAGACAGTCCGTGCGTTCGTCGAGTACTACCACGAGGCAGGTAACCGCCAGAACCGCTCGAAGAACCGCGCGCGGTTCTTCGTCGACGAGCACGGGACCGACGCCATCCGCGAGGAACTGGACGACCGGCTGGACTTCGAGTTCGAGTCGGCCGGCACGGATTTCCGCGGTGGCTACACCTACAACGCCGGCAAGCCCGACGAGCGGGGCGCCCACGACCACGTCGGCGTCTACGACCAGGTCGACGGGACCAACTACGTCGGGCTCTCGGTGCCGGTCGGTCGTCTCCCCGCGGCGGAGGCCATCGAACTGGCCGACCTGGCCGCGGAGTACGGCTCCGGCGAGGTCCGGCTGACCCGCCGGCAGAACCCGCTGATCATGGACGTACCGGACGAGAAGGTCGACGAACTGCTGGGCGAGCCGCTGCTCTCGAAACACTCGCCCGAACCGAACCCCTTCGTTCAGGGCGCGATGGCCTGTACCGGCACGGAGTTTTGCTCGCTCGCGCTCACGGAGACGAAAGCCCGGATGGCCCGCCTGCTCCGGTGGCTCGGGGACAACACCGACGTACCCGACGATGTCGACCGGATCAAGCTGCACTTCTCGGGCTGTACGGCCGACTGCGGCCAGGCGATGACCGCCGACATCGGCCTCCAGGGGATGCGCGCCCGCAAGGACGGCCAGATGGTCGAAGCGATGGACGTGGGCGTCGGCGGCGGCATGGGCGAGGACCCGACCTTCATCGAGTGGGTCCGCCAGCGCGTCCCCGCCGACGAGGTCCCGGGGATGATCAGAAACATCGTCGAGGCCTACGCCGCGCTCCGCGAGGAGGGTCAGACCTTCCGCGAGTGGGTCGACGCCACCGGCCACGAGACGATCGTCGAACTCGCCGAACCCGAGGAGGTCGAGGGGTACACCGACCCCTGTCTGGCCGACGGGAAACAGTCGTGGTACCCCTTCGACGACGGCGAGAGCCCCGCGCCGACCGACGCCAGCGGACAGCCCCTCTCGGCGGACGACTGA